One window of the Solanum stenotomum isolate F172 chromosome 11, ASM1918654v1, whole genome shotgun sequence genome contains the following:
- the LOC125845790 gene encoding uncharacterized protein LOC125845790: MDYRKLNKWTLKDHFPMLFMDQMLDRLAGKGWYYFLDRYSGYNQISIAPEDQENTSFTCPYGNFAFKRMPFGLCNAPATFQRCMMSIFLDIVEDTLEEKLISAPVIIGPYWDKPFEVMCDASGTALGVMLGYKCNKMFHPIYYASKSLNGAQRYYIVTEHELLAVVYAFEKFRAYLLGTREFDFEVKDMRGCKNQVADHLSRFDAEKKEELELQINDSFPDEQVLAATLDLIPWVCADNIIRGCIAGAKILHILEACDSSPVGGHHGGAQTTQKRQRAIFRCYELPMTPILEVELFDVWGVDFMGPFVSSYGKTYIFVAVEYVSKWVEEAVLPKNDGNSVDGLLKKNIFSRFGTPKAIISDGGSHFCNKVFSALLAKYGVKQQKVATSYHSQTSGQVELSNREIKAILAKNNECQ; the protein is encoded by the exons ATGGACTACAGAAAGCTGAACAAGTGGACCTTGAAGGATCACTTCCCAATGctattcatggaccagatgcttgACAGGTTGGCTGGAAAAGGGTGGTATTATTTCTTAGATAGATACTCTGGCTACAACCAGATATCAATTGCTCCTGAAGATCAGGAAAATACCAGTTTTACATGTCCTTATGGAAACTTTGCATTTAAACGTATGCCATTTGGACTATGTAATGCACCAGCAACTTTCCAAAGGTGTATGATGTCCATCTTCTTGGACATAGTGGAAGACACTCTAGAG GAGAAACTGATTTCTGCACCAGTGATTATTGGCCCATATTGGGATAAaccatttgaggtaatgtgcgatgctaGTGGTACTGCCTTAGGAGTTATGTTGGGGTACAAGTGCAACAAGATGTTCCATCCGATCTACTATGCTAGCAAGTCACTAAATGGAGCACAACGATACTACATAGTCACTGAACATGAACTACTGGCAGTGGTTTATGCCTTTGAGAAATTCAGGGCCTATTTGCTGGGTACTAGA gagtttgattttgaggttaaGGATATGAGAGGTTGTAAAAACCAGGTGGCTGATCACCTGTCTAGGTTTGATGCTGAAAAGAAAGAGGAACTTGAGCTACAAATCAATGATTCATTCCCGGATGAGCAAGTATTAGCTGCAACTCTTGATCTTATTCCTTG GGTGTGTGCTGATAATATCATCAGGGGATGCATCGCTGGGGCTAAGATTCTACATATTTTAGAGGCCTGCGATTCCTCTCCAGTGGGTGGCCATCATGGAGGCGCTCAGACAACCCAGAAG CGGCAAAGAGCCATCTTTCGATGCTATGAGCTACCAATGACACCTATACTGGAGGTGGAACTATTTGATGTGTGGGGAgttgatttcatgggcccatttgtgagctccTATGGGAAAACGTATATATTTGTGGCAGTGGAGTATGTGTCCAAATGGGTTGAGGAAGCTGTTCTGCCTAAGAATGATGGCAATAGTGTTGATGGGTTGCTGAAGAAGAATATCTTCTCAAGGTTTGGCACACCCAAAgctattattagtgatgggGGTTCCCATTTTTGCAATAAGGTATTCAGTGCTCTTCTGGCTAAATATGGGGTAAAACAACAGAAGGTGGCAACATCTTATCACTCGCAGACTAGTGGCCAAGTGGAGTTATCAAATAGGGAAATAAAGGCTATTCTTGCAAAAAACAATGAATGCCAATAG